One window of the Pyrus communis chromosome 17, drPyrComm1.1, whole genome shotgun sequence genome contains the following:
- the LOC137722487 gene encoding uncharacterized protein — MLTSLSMENHHPSTLLSMDSSASSHDELDLEMNRQIILSGPPDINLPLSAERSPPPPSWNSDACDILDVGLGPQVYETESLLTMPKVGRKFAKRVDSIWGAWFFFSFYFKPALNEKSKAKIVRDSNGVSGFEKSDLKLDVFMVQHDMENMYMWVFKERPENALGKMQLRSYMNGHSRQGERLFPFSVDKGFVRSHRMQRKHYRGLSNPQCVHGVELVRSPNLIGLDEEDRKRWMELTGRDVNFTIPMEAGDFSSWRNLPNTDFELERPPAATKSAPNSHSRKLLNGSGLNLSTQPSNNNNPDGMDLSPVSKRRKEFFPHGNDDDCYLAVNPLSDRIPDMETHPNEVQWPNQFSGVMKNVYGPVTAAKTIYEDDAGYLIIISLPFVDLQRVKVSWRNTFTQGIIKVSCISTSRLPYIKRHDRTFMLTDPASEHCSPGEFVREIPLATRIPEDANIEAYYDGPGSVLEIMVPKLRAGPEEHEVRVCLRPHLGGNDLMLT, encoded by the coding sequence ATGCTCACGTCCCTGTCAATGGAGAATCACCACCCGTCCACGCTCTTGTCCATGGATTCCAGCGCTTCCTCTCACGACGAATTGGATTTGGAGATGAATCGACAGATCATACTTTCCGGCCCCCCTGATATAAATTTGCCCCTGTCAGCCGAGCGCAGCCCACCTCCACCTTCGTGGAATTCAGACGCTTGTGATATTCTAGATGTTGGCCTTGGCCCACAGGTGTATGAGACTGAGAGTTTGCTAACAATGCCCAAGGTTGGACGGAAATTCGCCAAGCGAGTAGACAGCATATGGGGCGCTTGGTTCTTCTTCAGTTTTTACTTCAAGCCCGCATTGAATGAGAAGTCAAAGGCCAAAATCGTCCGGGACAGTAATGGTGTTTCTGGGTTTGAGAAATCTGATCTCAAGCTTGATGTTTTCATGGTTCAGCATGACATGGAGAACATGTACATGTGGGTTTTCAAGGAGAGGCCTGAGAATGCTTTGGGGAAGATGCAGCTAAGGAGCTACATGAATGGGCATTCCCGCCAAGGGGAGCGTCTGTTTCCATTTAGTGTCGACAAGGGTTTTGTTCGATCTCACAGGATGCAGCGGAAGCATTATAGGGGTCTTTCAAACCCCCAGTGTGTGCATGGGGTTGAGCTTGTTCGGTCACCTAATCTCATTGGTCTTGATGAAGAAGACCGTAAAAGGTGGATGGAACTGACTGGGAGGGATGTGAACTTCACAATTCCTATGGAAGCAGGGGATTTTAGTTCTTGGAGAAACCTTCCGAATACAGATTTCGAGCTTGAGAGGCCACCTGCAGCAACAAAGAGTGCGCCCAATTCCCACTCAAGGAAACTTCTTAATGGGTCTGGGCTCAATTTGTCTACCCAGCCATCTAACAACAACAATCCTGATGGAATGGACCTATCTCCTGTCAGCAAGAGGAGGAAGGAGTTTTTCCCCCACGGGAATGATGACGATTGCTACCTGGCTGTTAATCCTCTGTCCGATCGAATCCCAGATATGGAAACCCACCCAAATGAGGTGCAATGGCCAAATCAATTTAGTGGTGTAATGAAGAACGTCTACGGGCCTGTTACAGCTGCAAAAACAATCTATGAGGATGATGCAGGTTATTTAATCATCATCAGCTTACCCTTTGTTGATCTTCAAAGGGTGAAAGTTTCTTGGAGGAATACTTTTACTCAAGGCATCATTAAAGTATCTTGTATAAGCACATCTCGCTTGCCATACATCAAGAGACATGATCGGACTTTCATGCTTACGGATCCAGCCTCTGAGCATTGTTCCCCAGGAGAGTTTGTCAGAGAAATCCCGCTTGCCACCCGCATTCCTGAAGACGCTAACATAGAAGCTTATTACGATGGGCCAGGCTCTGTGCTTGAGATTATGGTTCCAAAACTCCGCGCTGGGCCAGAAGAACATGAGGTTCGTGTTTGCCTACGCCCTCACCTCGGAGGCAATGATCTTATGTTGACTTAA